Proteins from a genomic interval of Chionomys nivalis chromosome 7, mChiNiv1.1, whole genome shotgun sequence:
- the Slc35g6 gene encoding solute carrier family 35 member G6, producing MAGALKGTPGGEEEVRKETDASHPYFNLPDFTQPSPPSTPVSFLSNSHHRCGPSDATKGLFVALLGGGLSAGFVGPFSRMAYQTSHLPSLELLIFRCLFHLPIALLLKFRGDPLLGPPDVRVRAFLHAMLNVLSIGCAYSAVQVVPAGNAVTVRKGSSTVCSALLALCLESQGLSGYAWCGLFGSTLGLIIIVGPGLGTLQEGTTGLYTALGYVLAFLGGLALSLGLQVYRSLHFPSCLPTVAFLFGLVGLMVSVPGLFVLQTPVLPQDPLSWSCVVAVGLLALVSFVCVSYAVTKAHPALVCAVLHSEVVVALMLQYYVLYETVTPSDIMGAGVVLGSIAIITVQNLSCEKDSCEKDGQMEE from the exons ATGGCTGGAGCTCTGAAGGGGAccccaggaggagaggaggaagtccGAAAAGAGACG GATGCCAGCCATCCCTATTTCAACTTACCTGACTTCACCCAGCCATCACCGCCCTCCACTCCAGTCAGCTTCCTCTCGAACTCTCACCATCGCTGCGGGCCCTCTGATGCCACCAAGGGCCTGTTTGTGGCCCTGCTGGGTGGAGGCCTGTCTGCTGGCTTCGTGGGCCCGTTCTCCCGTATGGCTTACCAGACCTCCCACTTGCCCTCGTTGGAGCTACTCATCTTTCGATGCCTCTTCCACCTCCCCATTGCCTTGTTACTTAAGTTTCGTGGTGATCCGCTGCTAGGACCGCCTGACGTCCGGGTTCGGGCCTTCCTTCACGCCATGCTCAACGTTCTCAGCATCGGATGTGCTTACAGTGCGGTGCAGGTGGTGCCTGCCGGCAATGCAGTCACTGTTCGCAAAGGCTCTTCCACCGTGTGCTCTGCCCTCCTAGCACTCTGCCTGGAGAGCCAAGGTCTCAGTGGCTACGCCTGGTGTGGCCTGTTCGGCAGCACCCTCGGACTAATCATCATTGTGGGACCTGGACTAGGCACATTGCAAGAGGGGACTACAGGCCTCTACACAGCCCTGGGCTACGTACTGGCTTTCCTGGGAGGTCTGGCACTGTCACTGGGGCTACAGGTTTACCGCTCTCTACACTTCCCCTCCTGCCTACCAACAGTGGCCTTCCTATTCGGCCTGGTGGGGCTAATGGTCTCCGTACCAGGCCTCTTTGTGCTGCAGACACCTGTGCTACCCCAAGACCCTCTGAGCTGGAGCTGCGTGGTGGCAGTGGGGCTCCTTGCGTtggtttcctttgtgtgtgtgagctatGCAGTCACCAAGGCCCACCCTGCCCTGGTATGTGCTGTCCTGCACTCTGAGGTGGTGGTGGCCCTGATGTTACAGTACTATGTGCTCTATGAGACCGTGACACCTTCTGACATCATGGGAGCGGGGGTTGTGCTGGGCAGCATTGCCATCATCACTGTCCAGAATCTCAGCTGTGAGAAGGACAGCTGTGAGAAGGACGGGCAGATGGAGGAGTGA
- the Zbtb4 gene encoding zinc finger and BTB domain-containing protein 4, with amino-acid sequence MPPPAEVTDPSHAPAVLHQLNEQRLRGLFCDVTLIAGDTKFPAHRSVLAASSPFFRDALLASAPLPLPPVTGGSAPSPATTAAASSSSSSSPPPASPHSSTPPRVLELPGVPAAAFSDVLNFIYSARLALPGGGGDGASVAEIGALGRRLGISRLQGLGEGGDTWVPPAPPLASSQPEEHGLGPGPRADGQWEGNKAEAQAPDSQPSLSRRPFPCPRCGKSFIHPKRLQTHEAQCRGGSNPRGSAGLGAGAPGPGGPAGVDASTLPAPVGFRDGPEHVVKVVGGHVLYVCAACERSYVTLSSLKRHSNVHSWRRKYPCRYCEKVFALAEYRTKHEVWHTGERRYQCIFCWETFVTYYNLKTHQRAFHGISPGLLASEKTPNGGYKPKLNTLKLYRLLPMRAAKRPYKTYSQGAPEAPPSPSLHTPIPAAMPASPPLLPPPAPEPGPPPSVIAFAHPAPSVIVHGSSSSGGAGGGPASTGGSQAASVITYTTPPRPPKKREYPPPPPEPAATPTSPATAAGPGSATEEAKGRNLRAGRTLTYTAKPVGGVSGSGGSPTGTGRGSSQLQAPPPLCQITVRIGEEAIVKRRISETDLRPGELSGEDVEESEEEEEEEEEDQEESKAGGEDQLWRPYYSYKPKRKAGATVGGLSGVSGLPRGGRRPPRWKQKLERRAWEETPSVEGPGGRGRGERRHRCGDCAQTFATLRKLRKHQEAHSGGSHGSRTGRRSSTRFTCPHCAKVCKTAAALNRHGQRHAVERPGGTPTPVIAYSKGSIGTRPTEIKEEAPQEMQVSSSSGEAGSAAAAAAAAAPETASLQDPVISGGEEPPVAGGGNYVYPPVQEFPLALIGGSREPCGGRGKPGNEGPVGASEGDRVEGLGTAKVTFYPEPYPLVYGPQLLAAYPYNFSNLAALPVALNMVLPDEKGGGALPFLPGVFGYTVNPQAAPLTPPTPPPPTLPLPVPPKGIGEPAGVERTQKGDVG; translated from the exons ATGCCACCCCCTGCAGAGGTGACAGATCCGTCCCATGCCCCTGCTGTCCTGCATCAGCTCAATGAGCAGCGACTCCGTGGCCTCTTCTGTGATGTCACCCTCATAGCTGGAGACACCAAGTTCCCTGCTCACCGCAGCGTCCTGGCTGCCTCTAGTCCCTTCTTCCGAGATGCCCTACTAGCTTCAGCTCCACTGCCCCTCCCACCGGTCACTGGTGGCTCAGCTCCCAGCCCTGCAACCACCGCAGCTgcctcgtcctcctcgtcctcctctccccctccagccTCTCCTCACTCTTCAACCCCTCCGCGGGTCCTAGAGCTGCCCGGTGTCCCGGCAGCTGCCTTTTCCGATGTCCTCAACTTCATCTATAGTGCCCGGCTTGCACTccctggtgggggaggggatggggcaTCTGTGGCTGAGATTGGAGCTCTGGGGCGGCGGCTGGGTATCTCCCGCCTACAGGGCCTGGGGGAAGGAGGCGATACGTGGGTacctcctgctcctcccctgGCCTCCTCACAGCCTGAGGAGCACGGCTTAGGGCCAGGACCTAGAGCAGATGGCCAGTGGGAGGGTAACAAAGCTGAGGCCCAGGCTcctgactcacaaccctcctTGTCCCGGAGGCCCTTTCCCTGCCCTCGATGTGGAAAAAGCTTCATCCATCCCAAGCGGCTGCAGACACATGAGGCCCAGTGTCGAGGGGGGTCCAACCCTCGGGGGTCTGCAGGCCTAGGAGCTGGGGCCCCTGGCCCTGGGGGGCCTGCAGGAGTGGATGCCTCAACCCTGCCAGCACCCGTGGGCTTCAGAGATGGCCCTGAGCATGTGGTGAAGGTGGTGGGCGGCCATGTGCTCTATGTGTGTGCGGCCTGCGAGCGTTCCTACGTGACCCTGTCCAGCCTGAAGCGGCACAGCAATGTCCATTCGTGGCGGAGGAAGTACCCCTGCCGCTACTGTGAGAAGGTGTTTGCCCTGGCTGAGTACCGCACCAAGCACGAGGTGTGGCACACCGGGGAGCGCAG GTACCAGTGCATCTTCTGCTGGGAAACCTTTGTCACCTATTATAACCTGAAGACCCACCAGCGAGCCTTCCATGGCATTAGCCCCGGCCTCCTAGCCAGTGAGAAGACACCCAATGGAGGCTACAAGCCCAAGCTTAATACCCTCAAGCTGTACCGCCTGCTCCCCATGCGGGCAGCCAAGCGGCCATACAAGACCTACAGTCAGGGAGCCCCTGAGGCCCCTCCTTCTCCAAGCCTCCACACACCGATCCCTGCAGCAATGCCAGCCAGCCCCCCACTCCTGCCCCCACCTGCCCCAGAGCCTGGCCCTCCCCCTTCTGTCATCGCCTTTGCTCACCCAGCTCCCTCTGTCATTGTCCATGGGAGCAGTAGCAGTGGTGGAGCCGGGGGTGGGCCAGCCAGCACAGGAGGGTCTCAAGCTGCCTCAGTCATCACTTATACGACTCCCCCAAGACCCCCCAAGAAACGAGAGTACCCACCTCCTCCCCCTGAGCCTGCAGCAACACCCACCAGCCCTGCCACAGCTGCAGGGCCAGGCTCAGCCACAGAGGAGGCCAAGGGCCGGAATCTGCGGGCTGGGAGGACTCTGACTTACACAGCCAAACCCGTGGGTGGGGTTAGTGGGAGTGGGGGTTCCCCCACAGGGACAGGCCGAGGCTCCTCTCAGCTTCAGGCTCCACCTCCGCTGTGTCAGATCACTGTGCGAATTGGGGAGGAAGCCATTGTCAAGCGTCGCATCTCAGAAACTGACCTGCGTCCTGGAGAGCTGAGTGGAGAAGATGTagaggagagtgaggaggaggaggaggaggaggaggaggaccaggAGGAATCCAAGGCTGGAGGGGAAGATCAGCTCTGGAGGCCCTACTATTCATACAAGCCTAAGCGCAAGGCTGGCGCTACTGTTGGTGGCCTCAGCGGGGTCAGCGGACTGCCCCGAGGAGGACGAAGACCACCACGCTGGAAGCAGAAGCTGGAACGAAGGGCCTGGGAGGAGACCCCATCAGTGGAGGGCCCAGGAGGACGAGGACGTGGTGAGCGTAGGCACCGTTGCGGGGACTGTGCCCAGACCTTTGCCACCCTGAGGAAGCTGAGGAAGCACCAGGAAGCCCACAGTGGGGGCTCCCACGGCTCCaggactgggaggaggtcttccACCCGATTCACCTGCCCCCACTGTGCCAAGGTGTGTAAGACGGCAGCTGCCCTGAACCGACATGGGCAGAGGCATGCTGTGGAGCGACCTGGGGGCACTCCCACACCTGTCATTGCCTACTCCAAAGGCAGCATTGGCACCAGGCCCACTGAGATCAAGGAGGAGGCCCCCCAAGAGATGCAAGTGTCTTCCTCAAGTGGGGAGGCTggcagtgctgctgctgctgctgctgctgcagccccTGAAACTGCCTCGCTCCAAGACCCTGTCATCTCTGGGGGTGAGGAGCCCCCAGTAGCAGGTGGGGGCAACTATGTGTACCCACCTGTTCAGGAATTTCCCCTGGCCCTGATAGGAGGCAGCCGGGAGCCCTGTGGTGGCAGAGGAAAACCTGGGAATGAGGGGCCAGTGGGAGCTTCTGAGGGAGACCGGGTGGAGGGGCTGGGGACTGCCAAAGTCACCTTCTACCCTGAACCGTACCCACTTGTCTATGGCCCCCAGCTTCTTGCTGCCTACCCTTACAACTTCAGCaacttggctgctcttccagttgCTCTCAACATGGTCCTACCTGATGAGAAGGGGGGTGGGGCCCTTCCCTTCCTGCCGGGGgtctttggctacacagtgaatccTCAAGCAGCACCCCTTACACCACCAACCccacctcccccaactcttcctctGCCAGTTCCCCCTAAGGGAATAGGGGAACCGGCAGGGGTTGAGAGAACCCAAAAGGGAGATGTGGGGTGA